The following are from one region of the Oenanthe melanoleuca isolate GR-GAL-2019-014 chromosome 23, OMel1.0, whole genome shotgun sequence genome:
- the LOC130262105 gene encoding keratin-associated protein 10-6-like, with translation CLCVCICVYLCPCVSICVSVCILCVCLSVCICVYVGAYASTCVCPCVCICVYLCVSVPMCVYLCLCGCICVYLYVSVCISVHVCVSVCISVSVCICISVCICVYLCVSLCICVCVHVSVSMCMYLCACMCICVSLCVSICVYLCVSLSVCICVYLCVSVSMCICVHVCPYVYISVYLCASVCICLYLCVSVSVSMYLCPCVCICVHVCVSVYLCVYLCVSLCICVHVHVSVSMCMYLCACMCICISVYLCVYLCVSLCICVYLCPCICVHMCVCVCISVHLCVSVSICVCLCPCVCICVLVCVSVSLCISVCVYLCVSVCICLYLCVSLCICVYVCVSVSLCVYVCVSVCMCVYLSLSVCICLSLCVCVYVCVSVCISVYLCVSVSVCICVHVCSHLNTCVCTYVELAG, from the exons tgtctctgtgtgtgtatctgtgtatatctgtgtccatgtgtgtctatctgtgtatctgtgtgtatc ctctgtgtgtgtttatctgtgtgtatctgtgtctATGTGGGTGCATATGCGAGCACATGTGTGTGCCcatgtgtgtgtatctgtgtgtatttgtgtgtgtctgtgcccatgtgtgtgtatctgtgtctgtgtgggTGTATCTGTGTGTATCTGTATGTATCTGTGTGCATCTCTGTCcatgtgtgtgtatctgtgtgtatCTCTGTATCTGTGTGTATCTGTATatctgtgtgtatctgtgtgtatctgtgtgtatctctgtgtatctgtgtctgtgtccatgtATCTGTGTCCATGTGTATGTATCTTTGTGCATGTATGTGTATCTGTGTATCTCTGTGTGTCTCTATCTGTGTGTATCTCTGTGTCTCTCTatctgtgtgtatctgtgtgtatCTCTGTGTATCTGTGTCCATGTGTATCTGTGTCCATGTGTGTCCATATGTGTATATCTCTGTGTATCTGTGTGCATCTGTGTGTATCTGTCTCTatctgtgtgtatctgtgtctgtgtccatgtATCTGTGTCCATGTGTATGTATctgtgtgcatgtatgtgtaTCTGTGTATCTCTGTGTGTATCTCTGTGTATCTCTGTGTATCTGTGTCCATGTCCATGTATCTGTGTCCATGTGTATGTATctgtgtgcatgtatgtgtaTCTGTATCTCTGTGTATCTCTGTGTGTATCTCTGTGTATctctgtgtatctgtgtgtatctgtgtcCATGTATCTGTGTccatatgtgtgtatgtgtgtgtatctCTGTGCATCTCTGTGTATCTGTCTCTATCTGTGTATGTCTGTGTCCATGTGTATGTATctgtgtgcttgtgtgtgtaTCTGTATCTCTGtgtatctctgtgtgtgtgtatctgtgtgtatctgtgtgtatCTGTCTCTATCTGTGTGTATctctgtgtatctgtgtgtatgtgtgtgtatctgtctctctctgtgtgtatgtgtgtgtatctgtgtgtatgtgtgtgtatctgtctctgtctgtgtgtatctgtctctctctgtgtgtgtgtgtgtatgtctgtgtatctgtgtgtatctctgtgtatctgtgtgtatctgtctctgtgtgtatctgtgtcCATGTGTGTTCACACCTGAAcacctgtgtgtgcacat ATGTGGAGCTGGCAGGATGA